The Pseudomonadota bacterium genome includes a region encoding these proteins:
- a CDS encoding tetratricopeptide repeat protein, whose product MSLWAELKRRNVFRVALFYIVSAWVVVQVAETLLPVFDVPDTAIRIIVLILALGFPLAIVFSWVFELTPEGIKRDKDARVDPETKQQTAQKLNWATLVAALLAIGLLVVDRMMPEPVARPVVQSSVPEGGAPTASDMPQSDEPDQASIAVLPFADLSPEGNQQYFSDGIAEEILNVLSRIESLNVTSRTSAFAFKSQSELSIRDIAEELQVRHVLEGSVRKAADTIRITAQLIDARTDQHLWSETYDRRLSAENVFAIQDEIAQAITDALAERLDVAIEGGGASGGTDDIDAYEAFLAGRELFINRNYENLPRAIELLERAVEADPGFARAHGWLAMAYVVSPSWGFLDRDYKDLGRRSAERALELDSDNVAALTASAFFVREHPVEDYARAIELYEHAIAIDPQFTTAHVWLAQTWRNLGFFDKADRAVERCLEVDPEYPICIYTYAEIASLQGRYGVSIERLKKIFETSHQEAYPQFLGAVAAEGDEMLLLLMLRELADMVGPGSRWMVADLKRALGDEDYDRTEALDRLEARIRSELAPGETPPDPYIATAYTLAFGAFDRVPAEEESEATGWWWFRGYPGMKDSPHRKRAMIARGLPDYWHEHGFPDVCRPIVTASGADDFECE is encoded by the coding sequence ATGAGTCTCTGGGCCGAACTTAAACGCCGGAATGTGTTCCGGGTTGCGCTGTTCTACATCGTCTCGGCGTGGGTCGTCGTCCAGGTGGCCGAAACGCTGCTGCCGGTATTCGACGTGCCGGATACCGCGATCCGCATCATCGTGCTGATCCTGGCGCTGGGTTTTCCATTGGCCATCGTGTTTTCGTGGGTCTTCGAACTGACGCCCGAAGGCATCAAGCGCGACAAGGACGCGCGCGTCGATCCGGAAACCAAACAACAAACCGCCCAGAAACTCAACTGGGCGACGCTGGTCGCCGCCCTGCTGGCAATCGGTCTGCTGGTGGTCGACCGGATGATGCCTGAACCGGTTGCTCGTCCCGTCGTCCAATCCTCGGTCCCGGAAGGGGGCGCACCGACCGCCTCCGATATGCCGCAGTCCGACGAACCGGACCAGGCCTCGATCGCGGTCCTGCCGTTCGCTGATCTGTCGCCCGAGGGCAATCAGCAGTACTTCTCCGACGGCATCGCCGAGGAAATTCTCAACGTGCTGTCGAGGATCGAGTCGCTCAACGTCACCTCGCGCACCTCGGCCTTCGCGTTCAAGAGCCAGAGCGAGCTGAGCATCCGCGATATTGCCGAGGAACTGCAGGTCCGTCACGTGCTCGAGGGATCGGTGCGCAAGGCCGCCGACACCATCCGGATCACCGCCCAGCTGATCGACGCGCGGACTGATCAGCACCTGTGGTCGGAAACCTACGATCGCCGGCTGAGCGCCGAGAACGTATTCGCCATCCAGGACGAGATCGCCCAGGCCATCACGGATGCACTGGCCGAGCGCCTGGACGTCGCGATCGAGGGCGGCGGGGCATCGGGAGGCACCGATGACATCGATGCCTACGAAGCGTTCCTGGCCGGGCGCGAACTGTTCATCAATCGCAACTACGAGAACCTGCCGCGTGCAATCGAACTGCTCGAGCGTGCCGTCGAAGCCGACCCCGGCTTCGCCCGAGCGCACGGCTGGCTGGCCATGGCCTACGTCGTCTCGCCGTCCTGGGGGTTTCTCGATCGCGACTACAAGGATCTTGGGCGTCGATCAGCCGAACGCGCGCTGGAGCTCGACTCGGACAACGTCGCCGCGCTGACTGCCTCGGCGTTTTTCGTGCGCGAGCATCCGGTCGAAGACTACGCGCGGGCGATTGAGCTCTACGAACACGCCATCGCAATCGACCCACAATTTACGACAGCGCACGTCTGGCTCGCCCAGACCTGGCGCAACCTTGGTTTCTTCGACAAGGCCGACCGGGCCGTGGAACGCTGCCTGGAGGTCGATCCCGAATACCCGATCTGTATCTACACTTACGCCGAGATCGCGTCATTGCAAGGGCGCTACGGCGTCTCCATCGAACGTCTCAAGAAGATCTTCGAAACCAGCCACCAGGAAGCCTACCCCCAGTTCCTCGGCGCCGTGGCTGCCGAGGGCGACGAGATGCTGTTGCTGCTGATGCTGCGCGAACTGGCCGACATGGTCGGCCCCGGGTCGCGCTGGATGGTGGCCGACCTGAAGCGGGCGCTCGGCGACGAAGATTATGACCGGACGGAAGCGCTGGATCGACTCGAAGCCCGAATCCGCTCCGAACTCGCGCCCGGCGAGACACCGCCCGACCCCTATATCGCGACCGCCTACACCCTGGCCTTCGGTGCGTTCGACCGCGTGCCGGCGGAAGAAGAAAGCGAGGCGACCGGCTGGTGGTGGTTCCGGGGCTATCCGGGAATGAAAGACTCGCCACACCGCAAGCGCGCGATGATCGCTCGCGGCTTGCCCGACTACTGGCACGAACACGGCTTCCCGGATGTCTGCCGCCCGATCGTCACCGCAAGCGGCGCGGACGACTTCGAATGCGAGTGA
- a CDS encoding PIN domain-containing protein has product MFVIDTNVLLYAVDADSEFHGPCRELIEQARGQAAPWFLTWGICYEFLRVATHRRVYRNPWTSQAAWGFIRTLLACPGLSMLTATRRHAAVLGQCLDELPEARGNFMHDLHIAVLMREHGIARIVTRDSDFHRFGFLQVVDPLRAAQSG; this is encoded by the coding sequence ATGTTCGTCATCGACACCAATGTGTTGCTGTATGCGGTCGATGCCGACAGTGAATTTCATGGGCCGTGCCGGGAACTGATCGAACAGGCGCGCGGACAGGCAGCGCCGTGGTTTCTGACCTGGGGCATCTGCTACGAATTCCTGCGTGTGGCCACCCACCGGCGGGTTTATCGCAATCCCTGGACCAGTCAGGCGGCCTGGGGCTTCATCCGAACCCTGCTGGCCTGCCCCGGACTGAGCATGCTCACCGCGACGCGGCGGCACGCGGCCGTGCTCGGGCAATGCCTGGACGAGTTGCCGGAAGCGCGTGGCAACTTCATGCATGACCTGCATATTGCCGTCCTGATGCGCGAGCACGGCATCGCCCGCATCGTGACCCGCGACAGCGATTTCCACCGCTTCGGATTTCTGCAGGTGGTCGATCCGCTGCGGGCGGCGCAGAGCGGATAA
- a CDS encoding ribbon-helix-helix protein, CopG family, translated as MKTTLNIDDSVMQRLREEAARQGRTMSELVEAGLRRVLDEPEQDIDQVREPLPQWHSGGAFVDVADRDALDERMNKGS; from the coding sequence ATGAAGACTACCCTGAATATCGACGACAGCGTCATGCAACGCCTGCGCGAGGAAGCTGCGCGCCAGGGTCGCACCATGTCGGAGCTGGTCGAGGCCGGCTTGAGACGGGTGCTTGACGAGCCCGAGCAAGATATCGATCAGGTACGAGAGCCGCTGCCGCAGTGGCACAGCGGCGGCGCGTTTGTCGACGTAGCCGACCGCGATGCGCTGGATGAACGGATGAACAAGGGCAGCTGA